From the genome of Papaver somniferum cultivar HN1 chromosome 2, ASM357369v1, whole genome shotgun sequence, one region includes:
- the LOC113351674 gene encoding glycine-rich RNA-binding protein 5, mitochondrial-like, translating into MRLGDLEWKVEDSTSAKTSAENNNLRRGFAVRTSHHSVVLVMFLVRKLTARNPTGNGRFFCAPPSSTPLPNYNTTNNTTTTNNKLFVGGLSWGVDQISLTDAFSSFGNVTEVRIIYDKDSGRSRGFGFVHFSTNNDDRSAKDAMDGKAFLGRPLRISFALEKVRGGPVVVPRLSNVTDVSRRNN; encoded by the exons ATGAGACTTGGAGACTTGGAGTGGAAAGTGGAAGACAGTACTTCAGCTAAAACATCAGCAGAGAACAACAATTTGCGTCGTGGATTCGCAGTTCGCACTTCGCACCATTCAGTGGTACTAGTGATGTTTCTAGTGCGAAAACTAACTGCTCGTAACCCTACTGGCAACGGCCGTTTCTTTTGTGCACCTCCATCCTCCACACCGTTACCCAACTACAACACCACCAACAACACTACTACTACCAACAACAAACTATTTGTTGGAG GTCTGTCATGGGGAGTAGATCAGATATCATTGACCGATGCTTTCTCTTCTTTTGGAAATGTTACAGAAG TGAGGATTATCTATGACAAGGATTCTGGAAGGTCAAGGGGATTTGGTTTTGTTCACTTTTCAACAAACAATGATGATAGATCTGCCAAAGATGCCATGGATGGAAAG GCATTTTTGGGTCGACCACTACGCATAAGTTTTGCTCTTGAGAAGGTTCGTGGTGGACCTGTGGTAGTCCCTCGCCTTTCTAATGTAACAGATGTTAGTCGCCGAAATAATTGA